A region of Ochrobactrum quorumnocens DNA encodes the following proteins:
- a CDS encoding Gfo/Idh/MocA family protein: MFRWGILSTAKIGVTQVIPALCASDNGVVHAIASRDHARARAVADRFGATLAFGSYEELLASEEVDGVYIPLPTSQHIEWTLKAAQAGKHVLCEKPIALKADDIDQLIAARDKHKVIIAEAFMVYYHPQWIKLRYLLAEGAIGRLRHVQGAFSYFNDDPGNMRNQPELGGGALPDIGVYPTVVTRMVTEKEPLSVQASVEFDPRFGTDRYANVSARFDGFDLSFYVATQLAGRQTMVFHGDKGFIEVHAPFNTGKYGHGRITLYNAGHTEATEWSFSDTNHYQLQAENFVRATKGEGVMLFSLENSKANQKFIDAIYMAGKSNGFVNV, encoded by the coding sequence ATGTTTCGTTGGGGTATTCTTTCCACCGCCAAGATTGGCGTCACGCAGGTCATTCCGGCGCTGTGTGCTTCCGATAATGGTGTGGTTCATGCGATTGCCAGCCGCGATCATGCACGCGCTCGCGCTGTTGCTGACCGTTTTGGCGCGACGCTCGCCTTCGGTTCCTATGAAGAGCTGCTGGCAAGTGAAGAAGTGGACGGCGTTTATATCCCGTTGCCGACTTCGCAGCATATCGAATGGACATTGAAGGCGGCTCAGGCTGGCAAGCATGTGCTTTGTGAAAAGCCGATTGCTTTGAAAGCCGACGATATTGATCAGCTGATTGCGGCACGCGACAAACACAAGGTCATAATCGCAGAAGCTTTTATGGTCTATTACCACCCGCAATGGATCAAGCTTCGCTATCTTCTCGCGGAAGGTGCCATTGGGAGATTGCGCCACGTGCAGGGCGCATTCAGCTATTTCAACGACGATCCGGGCAATATGCGCAATCAGCCGGAACTCGGTGGCGGTGCGCTGCCCGATATTGGCGTGTATCCGACGGTGGTCACGCGGATGGTAACGGAAAAAGAGCCGCTCTCGGTTCAGGCTTCGGTCGAGTTCGATCCGAGGTTCGGCACTGATCGCTATGCGAATGTATCTGCGCGATTCGATGGCTTTGACTTGAGCTTCTATGTTGCAACCCAGCTCGCTGGTCGCCAAACCATGGTTTTCCACGGCGATAAGGGATTTATTGAGGTTCACGCGCCATTCAACACCGGCAAATATGGCCATGGCCGCATTACGCTCTATAATGCAGGACATACGGAGGCGACTGAATGGTCGTTCTCCGATACAAACCACTACCAGCTTCAGGCTGAAAACTTCGTGCGGGCCACGAAGGGCGAAGGCGTGATGCTGTTTTCTTTGGAAAACTCGAAGGCAAATCAGAAATTCATCGATGCGATTTATATGGCGGGTAAAAGCAACGGTTTCGTAAACGTCTAA
- a CDS encoding nucleotidyltransferase family protein: MDHLRYSGLSKKAKKEHFSRLIQADPVLWDALHRVRSLNLSDWWLVSGALYNSVWNALTGRAHGYGIKDIDVAYFDDRDISWEAEDKVIQAGASVFAGFPLPVEIRNQARVHLWFEKRFNKPYMPLRCASESIERYAAIAHCVGVRLEIDGRLTIHAPFGFNDIFSFRIRPNRAIDNRETYDIKARRALEHWPELIVQCWGEQG; this comes from the coding sequence TTGGACCATCTTCGTTACTCAGGCCTTTCTAAAAAGGCAAAGAAGGAGCATTTCAGCAGGCTCATCCAAGCTGATCCCGTGCTTTGGGACGCGCTACATCGTGTGCGCAGTCTCAACCTTTCCGATTGGTGGCTTGTATCGGGAGCGCTCTATAATTCTGTGTGGAACGCTTTGACTGGACGCGCCCATGGCTATGGTATCAAAGATATCGACGTCGCATATTTCGATGATCGGGATATTTCGTGGGAAGCTGAGGATAAGGTCATTCAGGCGGGTGCGTCAGTCTTTGCAGGTTTCCCTTTGCCTGTCGAAATACGCAATCAGGCTCGCGTACATCTATGGTTCGAAAAGCGTTTCAATAAGCCCTATATGCCGCTTCGTTGCGCATCCGAATCGATAGAGCGTTATGCAGCTATTGCGCATTGCGTGGGTGTCCGTCTGGAAATTGACGGCAGGCTCACTATTCACGCTCCTTTTGGGTTTAATGATATTTTTTCGTTTCGTATTAGGCCCAATCGTGCCATCGATAACCGCGAAACATATGACATCAAGGCTCGTCGCGCGTTGGAACACTGGCCTGAACTGATTGTTCAGTGCTGGGGCGAACAAGGTTGA
- a CDS encoding LysR family transcriptional regulator, whose product MNRNQLSQLAVLAAVAAHGSFRGAARELSIAPSAVSHAVAALEDSLGIRLLSRTTRSVAPTDAGRQLLERLAPALEEIHQALGAAIEARERPAGTLRITLPHIAAQFVIAPRLGAFAEAYPDITLDLTVESAFTDIVSAGFDAGMRLGESLEADMVCARLTSDLRAAIVASPSYLATAPIPKHPNDLMQHRCVRHRFASGRIYRWEFEKAGEELEIAINGSLILNDDRLILDAILNGAGLAYLFEDHVREALKDARLVRVLEDWCQPFAGLYLYYPSRRQMRPALRAFIDFFRGSYEMQHRFLGA is encoded by the coding sequence ATGAATCGAAATCAGCTTTCCCAACTTGCAGTTCTGGCCGCTGTTGCAGCCCATGGCAGTTTTCGTGGTGCGGCGAGAGAATTGTCGATTGCGCCATCGGCTGTCAGCCATGCCGTTGCAGCTCTCGAAGATAGCCTTGGTATCCGGCTTTTGTCGCGCACCACGCGCAGCGTGGCGCCCACCGATGCCGGACGCCAATTGCTGGAGCGACTTGCGCCCGCGCTTGAGGAAATTCATCAGGCTCTCGGGGCGGCGATAGAAGCGCGTGAGCGCCCTGCAGGAACGCTGAGAATCACGCTGCCGCATATTGCGGCGCAGTTTGTCATTGCACCGCGGCTTGGAGCGTTCGCTGAAGCCTATCCGGATATTACCCTTGATCTGACAGTCGAAAGCGCTTTTACCGATATTGTATCGGCGGGCTTTGATGCAGGCATGCGGCTCGGTGAAAGTCTTGAAGCGGATATGGTCTGCGCACGTCTGACCAGTGATCTGCGGGCAGCAATCGTCGCGTCGCCTTCCTATCTAGCAACTGCACCTATTCCCAAGCATCCCAACGATTTGATGCAGCATCGTTGCGTGCGTCATCGCTTTGCCAGTGGCCGCATATATCGCTGGGAGTTTGAAAAAGCGGGTGAGGAACTGGAAATTGCCATCAACGGCTCGCTCATCCTTAACGATGACAGACTGATTCTTGACGCTATTCTTAACGGTGCCGGTCTTGCCTATCTATTTGAGGACCATGTCCGCGAGGCATTGAAAGACGCTCGGCTTGTCAGAGTGCTTGAAGACTGGTGCCAGCCTTTTGCCGGGCTTTATCTCTATTATCCAAGCCGCCGCCAGATGCGGCCTGCCTTGCGCGCATTCATTGATTTCTTTCGCGGATCTTATGAGATGCAGCACCGCTTTCTGGGGGCGTGA